The following proteins are co-located in the Moraxella nasovis genome:
- the rnt gene encoding ribonuclease T — protein MNDTVAKHAQKAEETPLAKRFRGFMPVVVDVETAGFNAQTDALLEIACIPILMNDEGLLYQGEPLNAHIEPFAGANLEKSALEFTGINPESPFRKAISEDEKVAIRRIFKALKTIKKEHGCRQCILVGHNAHFDLGFLNAAIARTNSKNQSPFHAFSVLDTASLSALAFGHTVLARTCKIAGIDFDNSHAHSALYDTQKTAELFCKIFNQTPMITITDSQSK, from the coding sequence ATGAATGACACTGTAGCCAAGCACGCCCAAAAAGCTGAAGAAACCCCACTTGCCAAACGCTTTCGTGGCTTTATGCCTGTGGTGGTGGATGTTGAGACAGCAGGCTTTAACGCCCAAACAGATGCCTTGCTTGAAATTGCCTGCATTCCCATCTTAATGAATGATGAAGGACTATTGTATCAAGGTGAGCCATTAAATGCCCACATTGAGCCATTTGCTGGGGCAAATTTAGAAAAGTCAGCCCTAGAATTTACAGGCATCAACCCTGAAAGCCCTTTTCGTAAAGCCATTAGCGAAGATGAAAAGGTGGCGATTCGTCGGATTTTTAAGGCATTAAAAACCATTAAAAAAGAACATGGTTGTCGTCAGTGTATCTTAGTGGGGCATAATGCACATTTTGATTTAGGCTTTTTAAATGCTGCTATTGCACGCACGAACAGCAAGAACCAATCCCCTTTTCATGCCTTTAGCGTACTAGACACCGCAAGCCTGTCTGCCTTAGCCTTTGGGCATACCGTACTGGCTCGCACTTGCAAAATAGCAGGGATTGATTTTGATAACAGTCATGCCCATTCAGCACTTTATGACACCCAAAAAACCGCAGAACTGTTTTGCAAAATTTTTAACCAAACACCAATGATAACAATAACAGACAGCCAGTCTAAATAA
- the pyrC gene encoding dihydroorotase, giving the protein MQTLTLIQPDDWHIHLRDGQALATTVPHAATSFNRVICMPNLVPPIKTTAQAIAYRERILTALANADISDTRKSAFDPRMVLYLTDHTTADDIATAKSSGIVQAVKLYPAGATTNSADGVTDILGRGAVFESMQKHGIPLLVHGEVTHNDVDIFDREKRFLDEILSVIIKNFPNLNIVMEHITTSDAADFCLAQDEHIAATITPQHLLFNRNHLLVGGVKPHFYCLPILKRESHQKRLLEVATSGNPKFFLGTDSAPHATHTKENACGCAGCYSAVHALPLYAAAFDGVGALDKLENFASVFGAKFYGLPVNTSTITLIKQEQTIPQSYSYLDGKTLTPLLAGQTLAWSIQ; this is encoded by the coding sequence ATGCAGACCTTGACCCTAATTCAGCCAGATGATTGGCACATTCATTTGCGTGATGGACAAGCCCTAGCCACCACCGTACCGCACGCAGCGACCAGCTTCAACCGTGTCATCTGTATGCCAAACCTTGTGCCACCCATCAAGACGACCGCACAAGCAATAGCCTACCGTGAGCGGATTTTGACTGCCTTGGCAAATGCCGACATCAGCGACACTCGCAAATCTGCCTTTGACCCACGCATGGTATTATACTTAACCGACCACACCACCGCCGATGACATCGCCACCGCCAAATCATCAGGCATCGTGCAAGCCGTCAAGCTCTACCCTGCTGGGGCAACCACCAATTCAGCCGATGGCGTAACAGACATTCTAGGACGTGGAGCAGTCTTTGAAAGTATGCAAAAACACGGCATTCCCCTGCTCGTGCATGGCGAAGTTACGCATAACGATGTAGATATTTTTGACCGTGAAAAAAGATTTCTTGATGAGATTTTATCCGTCATCATCAAAAACTTCCCAAACCTAAACATCGTCATGGAGCATATCACCACAAGCGATGCGGCTGATTTTTGTCTTGCCCAAGATGAGCATATAGCAGCGACCATCACACCACAGCACCTACTATTTAACCGCAATCATCTGCTTGTGGGCGGGGTCAAACCACACTTTTATTGCCTACCCATCTTAAAGCGTGAAAGCCACCAAAAACGCCTACTAGAAGTCGCAACTTCTGGCAATCCCAAATTTTTCTTAGGCACAGATTCTGCCCCACACGCCACACACACCAAAGAAAATGCCTGTGGCTGTGCAGGGTGCTATTCAGCCGTCCACGCCCTACCGCTATATGCTGCCGCCTTTGATGGCGTAGGTGCGTTAGACAAACTAGAAAATTTCGCCAGCGTCTTTGGGGCAAAGTTTTATGGCTTACCTGTCAATACCAGCACCATCACGCTCATCAAACAAGAACAAACTATCCCACAAAGCTATTCTTATTTAGACGGCAAAACACTTACTCCCCTACTTGCAGGGCAGACGCTTGCGTGGTCAATCCAATGA
- a CDS encoding DUF1829 domain-containing protein produces the protein MFIDDIKQYHDSYIAWLMDKTCLKNMDDDTVEITTPHLDRHNDYLQFYIQKMPDGLLFSDGGYILDDLATSGVLFNTPKRTALLQQILNGFGVKIQDDCLVTMANAQNFPVRKNSFIQAMLAVNDMFAMSNSNVANFFFEDVEYWLDEIGARYTQNVNLTGQSGFNFNFDFLIPHSKQEPERLLHTINNPTKSNIEHILFGWSDTKETRRADTLLYVVLNDTDHAISGSSIQSLVNYNINPIKWSDRQQAIPQLVN, from the coding sequence ATGTTCATAGATGATATCAAACAATATCATGACAGCTACATAGCGTGGCTTATGGATAAGACTTGTCTAAAAAATATGGACGATGATACGGTAGAAATTACCACACCCCATTTAGACCGTCACAATGATTATTTACAGTTTTATATTCAAAAGATGCCAGACGGTTTGTTATTTAGTGATGGCGGTTATATTTTAGATGATTTGGCAACTAGTGGTGTACTATTTAACACACCTAAACGTACCGCTTTATTGCAACAAATCCTAAATGGCTTTGGGGTCAAGATACAAGATGATTGCCTAGTTACAATGGCAAATGCTCAAAATTTTCCAGTACGCAAAAATAGCTTTATCCAAGCCATGTTGGCTGTGAACGATATGTTTGCCATGTCTAATAGCAATGTTGCCAATTTCTTTTTTGAAGATGTGGAGTATTGGCTTGATGAAATTGGTGCAAGATATACCCAAAACGTCAATTTAACAGGTCAATCAGGGTTTAATTTTAACTTTGATTTTCTAATACCGCACTCAAAACAAGAGCCAGAGCGACTACTGCACACCATCAACAATCCAACCAAAAGTAATATTGAACATATCTTATTTGGTTGGTCAGACACCAAAGAAACAAGACGAGCTGACACCCTGCTGTATGTGGTATTAAATGATACAGACCATGCCATCAGCGGTAGCTCCATACAGTCTTTGGTTAATTACAATATAAACCCCATTAAGTGGTCGGATAGACAACAGGCAATACCACAACTTGTCAATTAA
- a CDS encoding DUF6978 family protein translates to MITDEQARAFIEILKHILGKPIDFDFTKKVINIKDDIGREEYLLDIIPNRIKPSKISTTLRVRKNVLLVRLDVNGPPHRNPDDTEIPCPHLHVYKQGYELKWAYPVPPIFGDCTSLANYLDSFCQHCNIRGKIFLQIPIEYHPCS, encoded by the coding sequence ATGATAACAGACGAGCAGGCGAGAGCCTTTATTGAGATTTTAAAGCATATTTTAGGCAAACCAATTGATTTTGACTTTACCAAAAAAGTAATCAACATCAAAGACGATATTGGTAGAGAAGAGTACTTGCTAGACATTATCCCTAATCGCATTAAGCCTAGCAAAATCAGCACCACCTTACGAGTGCGTAAAAATGTGCTGTTAGTTCGCCTAGATGTTAATGGTCCACCCCATAGAAACCCAGATGATACTGAAATACCCTGCCCACATTTACACGTTTATAAGCAAGGATATGAATTAAAATGGGCTTATCCTGTACCGCCCATCTTTGGTGATTGCACTAGCTTAGCTAATTATCTTGATAGCTTTTGCCAACATTGCAACATTCGTGGTAAAATATTTCTCCAAATCCCCATTGAGTATCACCCATGTTCATAG
- a CDS encoding IS110 family transposase — protein MTYYVGIDVSKHKLDVAWLKELSTMKVKTKVFNNHFDDFEHIIHWLKTNLGTDVSFNDIHLIMEATGVYHEPLAYYLHDLGFKVSIINPAFVKHYADSLGVRQKTDKKDSIVLARYGRATHPDAWIAPSIEARHLKSLLSRLDALNEDLQREENRKEKAEVADTTPIVKQSIDEMIVALKLAISKLNQDIDTHINNHPKLKEEQTLLQSIKGVGQVISRQMLTLFNTKQFNNAKQVSAFLGLIPKQQESGLFKGRSRLAKTGNAQLRAKLYMAAVVATKYNPDIKDQYERLQQNGKCKMQALCACMRKLVQICFGVIKHQTPYTPQVRIENMA, from the coding sequence ATGACTTATTATGTTGGTATTGATGTTAGTAAGCACAAGCTGGATGTGGCTTGGCTTAAAGAGTTAAGTACAATGAAAGTCAAAACCAAAGTCTTTAATAATCACTTTGATGATTTTGAACACATCATTCATTGGCTTAAAACCAATCTTGGTACAGATGTCAGCTTCAATGACATTCATCTTATTATGGAAGCCACAGGGGTGTATCATGAACCTTTGGCGTATTATTTACACGATTTGGGTTTTAAAGTCTCTATCATCAATCCTGCCTTTGTCAAGCACTATGCAGACAGTTTAGGCGTAAGACAAAAGACAGATAAAAAAGACAGTATTGTCCTTGCCAGATACGGCAGAGCCACCCACCCTGATGCTTGGATTGCCCCAAGTATTGAAGCTCGTCATTTAAAGTCTTTGCTTTCTCGTCTTGATGCTCTAAATGAAGACTTACAACGAGAAGAAAACCGCAAAGAAAAAGCAGAAGTGGCAGACACAACCCCCATTGTTAAACAATCCATTGATGAGATGATTGTGGCATTAAAATTGGCAATCAGCAAATTAAACCAAGACATTGACACTCATATCAACAACCACCCCAAACTTAAAGAAGAGCAAACACTCTTACAAAGCATCAAAGGAGTAGGACAAGTCATTTCAAGACAAATGCTAACTCTGTTTAATACCAAGCAATTTAACAATGCCAAACAAGTCTCTGCCTTTTTAGGGTTAATTCCCAAACAACAAGAATCAGGATTGTTTAAAGGCAGATCAAGACTTGCCAAAACAGGCAATGCTCAATTAAGAGCTAAGCTATATATGGCAGCAGTTGTTGCCACCAAGTACAATCCAGACATTAAAGACCAATACGAACGCTTACAACAAAATGGCAAATGCAAAATGCAAGCTTTATGTGCTTGTATGCGTAAATTGGTACAAATCTGCTTTGGTGTGATCAAACACCAAACTCCCTACACCCCACAAGTTAGGATAGAAAATATGGCTTGA
- the argG gene encoding argininosuccinate synthase — translation MSNATILQKLPEGQKVGIAFSGGLDTSAALLWMKQKGAMPYAYTANLGQPDEDDYHAIPAKAEQYGAIKARLIDCRLQLAQEGIAAIQCGAFHVITGGMPYFNTTPLGRAVTGTMLVSAMKEDDVNIWGDGSTYKGNDIERFYRYGLLTNPELKIYKPWLDMDFIDELGGRAEMSQFLIDNGFDYKMSKEKAYSTDSNMLGATHEAKDLEFLDVSHKIVEPIMGVAFWDESVEIKPETVTVEFTEGVPTALNGERFDNLVDLMLKANEIGGRHGLGMTDQIENRIIEAKSRGIYEAPGMALLHIAYERLVTGIHNEDTIEQYRINGLRLGRLLYQGRWFDSQALMLRETAQRWVAKAITGTVTLELRRGNDYSILNTESANLTYHADRLSMEKVEDAMFTATDRIGQLTMRNLDIADTRDKLGLYAGAGLLGLSSNNAVPQLDHK, via the coding sequence ATGAGTAACGCCACTATTTTACAAAAATTACCCGAAGGTCAAAAAGTAGGCATCGCTTTTTCTGGCGGTCTTGATACTTCTGCTGCCTTATTATGGATGAAGCAAAAAGGTGCCATGCCCTATGCCTACACCGCCAACCTAGGTCAGCCTGACGAAGACGATTATCACGCCATTCCTGCCAAAGCCGAGCAATACGGAGCAATCAAAGCACGCCTTATCGACTGCCGATTGCAACTTGCCCAAGAAGGCATCGCTGCCATTCAATGTGGTGCGTTTCACGTTATCACAGGTGGCATGCCGTATTTTAATACTACGCCACTGGGTCGTGCGGTTACTGGCACAATGCTCGTTAGTGCTATGAAAGAAGATGACGTGAATATCTGGGGCGATGGCTCAACCTACAAGGGTAACGACATTGAGCGTTTTTATCGTTATGGGCTACTGACCAATCCAGAGCTTAAAATCTACAAGCCTTGGCTTGATATGGATTTTATTGATGAACTTGGCGGACGTGCCGAGATGAGCCAGTTTTTGATTGACAATGGCTTTGATTATAAAATGAGTAAAGAAAAAGCCTATTCTACTGACTCAAATATGCTTGGGGCAACTCACGAAGCCAAGGACTTGGAATTTTTAGATGTTAGCCATAAGATTGTAGAGCCAATCATGGGAGTTGCATTTTGGGATGAGAGCGTTGAAATTAAGCCTGAAACTGTTACGGTAGAATTTACCGAAGGTGTGCCGACAGCCCTAAATGGTGAGCGTTTTGATAACTTAGTTGATTTAATGCTAAAAGCCAACGAAATTGGCGGTCGCCATGGGCTTGGCATGACTGACCAGATAGAAAACCGCATCATTGAAGCCAAATCTCGTGGTATCTATGAAGCCCCCGGTATGGCATTACTGCACATCGCTTATGAGCGTTTGGTAACAGGCATTCACAACGAAGATACCATCGAACAGTATCGCATTAACGGTCTGCGTCTAGGTCGTCTGCTATATCAAGGTCGCTGGTTTGACAGCCAAGCACTCATGCTAAGAGAGACGGCACAGCGTTGGGTTGCCAAAGCCATCACAGGTACGGTTACGCTAGAATTACGCCGTGGTAACGATTATAGCATTCTTAATACCGAGTCTGCCAATCTAACCTACCATGCCGACCGCCTATCTATGGAGAAGGTTGAAGATGCAATGTTTACAGCAACCGACCGTATCGGACAACTGACCATGCGTAACCTAGACATTGCTGACACCAGAGATAAGCTTGGGCTGTATGCTGGTGCTGGGCTGCTCGGTCTTAGCAGTAATAACGCTGTGCCACAGCTTGATCACAAATAA
- a CDS encoding L,D-transpeptidase: MSVTNSISQIVIDTTTQTLTLYQDGMAVRTLRISTAKNGTGQLEGSGCTPLGWHQISDKIGGSYPLGSVFVGRQFTGEIYDECLGQAFLERDWILSRILWLEGLEVGVNRGKTLEGILCDTRERYIYIHGTPDTEPMGVPLSHGCIRMRNVDVVWLYDKVAVGTKVLIV; encoded by the coding sequence ATGTCAGTTACCAACTCCATTTCTCAGATTGTGATAGACACGACCACTCAGACACTCACGCTTTACCAAGATGGTATGGCTGTCAGAACTTTGCGTATTTCCACCGCCAAAAATGGCACAGGTCAGCTTGAGGGTTCAGGCTGTACGCCACTTGGCTGGCATCAGATTAGCGATAAAATTGGTGGTAGTTATCCGCTAGGTTCGGTCTTTGTTGGGCGACAGTTTACAGGCGAGATTTATGATGAGTGCTTAGGACAAGCTTTTTTAGAACGAGATTGGATTTTAAGTCGGATATTATGGCTTGAGGGTCTAGAGGTGGGCGTGAATCGTGGAAAGACGCTTGAAGGCATCTTATGTGATACGCGTGAACGCTATATTTATATCCATGGTACGCCTGATACTGAGCCGATGGGTGTGCCACTATCACATGGCTGCATACGCATGAGAAATGTTGATGTGGTGTGGCTGTATGATAAGGTAGCTGTCGGCACGAAGGTTTTGATTGTATAG
- a CDS encoding LysR family transcriptional regulator: MNLQKVDLNLLIHLDVLLREKNVTRAAEQLGITQPAMSNILRRLRSLFNDPLLVRSSEGMTPTERACELQPRIRELLSDVTTLLEPRTEFRPYSTSRVFRIMTSDYAEATLVPRLVKALRSEAPNVILDFLTPSDVSYRDMEQGRVDLAINRFNEIPQSFHQVLVWRDTFSCLLSAQSPYVNRFNLKNYLKAQHVWVSKTGMGVGFGVNPEKSGGLGSIDQALLRLGTKRHISVFTRHYQMPAMLAANKDLIATLPTRVAKLQAHNNSQIVVKEPPFFIPEFELTMAWSPLLQHHPAHKWLRQLIIHVARQIQLEEEQT; this comes from the coding sequence ATGAACTTACAAAAAGTTGATTTAAATTTATTGATCCACCTAGATGTGCTACTGCGTGAAAAAAACGTCACAAGAGCCGCCGAGCAGTTAGGGATTACCCAGCCTGCGATGAGTAATATTTTACGGCGATTGCGGTCATTATTTAACGATCCTTTGCTGGTTCGTTCGTCCGAGGGCATGACGCCAACCGAACGTGCTTGCGAACTTCAACCACGCATTCGTGAGCTGCTTTCAGATGTCACAACATTACTTGAGCCACGCACCGAATTTCGCCCTTATAGCACGTCTCGTGTCTTTCGTATTATGACGAGCGACTATGCTGAAGCGACTCTTGTACCACGTCTTGTAAAGGCATTAAGAAGCGAAGCACCGAATGTGATTTTGGATTTTTTGACACCGTCTGATGTGTCATATCGAGATATGGAGCAAGGAAGGGTGGATTTGGCGATTAATCGCTTTAATGAAATCCCCCAAAGTTTCCACCAAGTACTCGTGTGGCGTGATACGTTTAGTTGCCTGTTATCTGCCCAAAGTCCTTATGTTAATCGCTTTAACCTAAAAAACTACCTAAAGGCACAGCATGTCTGGGTGTCAAAGACAGGTATGGGCGTAGGTTTTGGGGTTAATCCTGAAAAATCTGGCGGACTTGGTTCTATTGACCAAGCCTTATTACGGTTGGGTACGAAACGTCATATCAGCGTTTTTACTCGCCACTACCAAATGCCAGCCATGCTTGCAGCAAATAAGGACTTGATAGCCACTTTACCTACTCGTGTAGCAAAGCTACAAGCACATAATAATTCACAGATTGTCGTAAAAGAACCGCCGTTTTTCATTCCTGAATTTGAACTGACGATGGCATGGTCACCACTTTTGCAACACCACCCAGCCCATAAATGGTTAAGGCAGCTGATTATTCATGTTGCACGCCAAATCCAGCTTGAAGAAGAGCAGACTTAA
- a CDS encoding FixH family protein: MNSFSHQNSTSQQKQAWYKNPYMTIFVVGLPVLVVVVCIFFIIYSINIQDSTVRDDWYMDGKTLYQDASRDKLAHDLGITGVMRFDGQSVLFELNFPKSAKNSHNDNSPYTYPHTLSAKFSHATDSSKDRDFTLTHTTANRYTGTVKLDDIPSKYYMHISNDGKYNWRLIHAQKLPAKNAVFMPLSAFDETKMTLPDQRNKRPTADANTP; this comes from the coding sequence ATGAACTCTTTTAGTCACCAAAACAGCACATCTCAGCAAAAGCAAGCTTGGTACAAAAATCCCTACATGACAATTTTTGTCGTCGGGCTACCTGTTTTGGTGGTGGTGGTCTGTATATTTTTCATCATTTACTCAATCAATATCCAAGATAGCACTGTGCGTGACGACTGGTACATGGATGGTAAAACACTATATCAAGACGCCTCTCGAGATAAGCTTGCACATGACTTGGGCATAACTGGCGTCATGCGGTTTGATGGTCAATCGGTACTGTTTGAATTAAACTTCCCTAAGTCAGCTAAAAACAGCCACAATGATAACTCACCTTATACCTATCCACACACCTTATCTGCAAAATTCTCGCACGCCACCGACAGTAGCAAAGACCGTGATTTTACGCTAACGCATACCACAGCTAATCGCTACACAGGCACAGTCAAGCTTGATGATATACCATCTAAATACTACATGCACATCAGCAATGATGGTAAATACAACTGGCGTCTTATTCACGCCCAAAAACTGCCTGCTAAAAATGCCGTTTTTATGCCGTTATCTGCCTTTGACGAAACAAAGATGACTTTGCCAGATCAACGCAACAAACGCCCTACTGCTGACGCAAACACCCCTTAA
- the ccoG gene encoding cytochrome c oxidase accessory protein CcoG codes for MSEQENKNPISTSTDQEPPKPKKKQRPAPEKIIPHSKDMDATKHRVHPRFVTGKYQNIRVFSMYAIMVFFLILPWIRWDGRQAILFNVIEPKFYIFGATFMPQDFYFFAFVFIIAAMTLFMVTVYAGRVWCGYACPQTIYVHLYQHIEKWIIGERNKRIKFDKEPWSVSKAAKLLAVHAIWLLISAITALTFIALITGTDYLFFNGATPFFMGWGKMTWIFFLLITFVTQTNAGYMREHMCVHICPYGRFQSVMFDKDTLIVSYDYERGEPRGARKKGTHPEGYGDCVDCSMCVQVCPTGIDIRDGLQVECIQCAACIDACNEIMDKVGYPRGLIRYTTERQLVEKQKTKVISPRIFAYIFVLGACITAATLVAVGRSPLEMEIRHDRKQLSTVGRDGLIENSYVLKIVNKTNEKQIYKVKLEPVEGLTLRSRFKQLPLQANEPYDLPVSIFGDASKITASSTPITITVYTEDGQYSASREDVFLYEQKSKNKP; via the coding sequence ATGTCCGAACAAGAAAACAAAAATCCAATCAGTACCTCCACTGATCAAGAACCACCAAAACCCAAAAAAAAGCAACGCCCCGCCCCAGAAAAAATCATTCCACATTCTAAAGACATGGATGCCACAAAGCATCGTGTTCACCCACGTTTCGTTACTGGAAAATATCAAAATATCCGTGTTTTTTCAATGTATGCGATCATGGTGTTTTTTTTAATTTTGCCATGGATTCGATGGGACGGTCGTCAGGCTATCTTATTTAATGTGATTGAGCCTAAGTTTTATATTTTTGGGGCTACCTTCATGCCTCAAGATTTTTACTTCTTCGCTTTCGTCTTTATCATTGCTGCAATGACCCTATTTATGGTTACTGTTTATGCAGGGCGTGTGTGGTGTGGTTATGCCTGCCCTCAGACTATCTATGTGCATTTGTACCAGCATATTGAGAAGTGGATTATTGGTGAGCGTAATAAACGCATTAAATTTGATAAAGAACCTTGGAGTGTTAGTAAAGCTGCTAAACTGCTTGCAGTTCATGCTATTTGGCTGCTTATTTCTGCCATCACCGCCTTAACCTTTATCGCCTTAATTACAGGTACAGATTATCTGTTCTTTAACGGTGCGACCCCATTTTTTATGGGTTGGGGTAAGATGACATGGATTTTTTTCTTACTGATTACATTTGTCACCCAGACCAATGCTGGCTATATGCGTGAGCATATGTGCGTGCATATATGCCCTTATGGACGTTTCCAAAGCGTCATGTTCGATAAGGATACACTAATCGTATCTTATGATTATGAGCGTGGTGAGCCTCGTGGGGCTCGCAAAAAAGGCACTCACCCCGAAGGTTATGGTGATTGCGTTGATTGCAGTATGTGCGTGCAGGTCTGCCCAACAGGCATTGATATTCGTGATGGGCTACAAGTAGAATGTATCCAGTGTGCTGCCTGTATTGACGCTTGTAATGAGATTATGGATAAAGTCGGCTATCCACGTGGGCTAATTCGCTATACCACAGAACGTCAGCTCGTCGAAAAACAAAAAACCAAAGTCATAAGCCCTCGTATCTTTGCTTATATATTTGTGCTTGGTGCGTGTATTACTGCTGCAACACTAGTTGCCGTGGGACGATCGCCACTTGAGATGGAGATTCGCCACGATCGCAAGCAGCTTAGCACCGTTGGTCGTGATGGCTTAATTGAGAACAGCTATGTGCTTAAAATCGTCAATAAAACAAATGAAAAACAAATCTATAAAGTAAAATTAGAACCAGTAGAAGGGCTAACTTTACGCTCACGATTTAAGCAGTTGCCTTTACAAGCAAACGAGCCATATGATTTGCCAGTAAGTATTTTTGGCGATGCTAGTAAAATTACCGCCAGTAGCACGCCAATTACCATTACTGTATATACCGAAGATGGTCAATACTCCGCCAGTAGAGAAGACGTGTTTCTTTATGAACAAAAGTCAAAAAATAAGCCCTAA
- the lolA gene encoding outer membrane lipoprotein chaperone LolA: MSFMTSKSTKIALGMTAILMTPLMLVNTSHAAAASPAVAAKNLNELLSGVNSMTANFSQTIQTNKGKDSKFSGTMAVQRPNLFRWHTTSPADQLIVADAKTMWIYDKDLFQAVKQSTGSQIGDTPAILLSGSAEEIAKNFKISQPDAAKNYYVLKPKSAQSKFNKLSISFNGGKPVMMVLNDSVVGKVTSIRFSNVKLNQKLPNSQFTFTPPSNVEVIEQ; encoded by the coding sequence ATGTCTTTTATGACATCTAAGAGTACAAAAATAGCACTTGGCATGACTGCCATCTTAATGACACCGCTTATGCTGGTAAATACGTCACATGCTGCAGCTGCTAGTCCTGCAGTTGCAGCCAAAAACCTAAATGAGCTACTGTCTGGCGTAAATTCCATGACTGCCAATTTTAGCCAAACCATCCAAACCAATAAAGGCAAAGATAGTAAATTTAGTGGCACAATGGCTGTACAACGCCCCAACCTATTTCGATGGCACACCACGTCCCCTGCCGATCAGCTGATCGTCGCTGATGCTAAAACCATGTGGATTTACGATAAAGACTTATTCCAAGCAGTCAAGCAATCTACTGGTTCTCAAATTGGCGATACGCCTGCAATACTACTGTCTGGCAGTGCCGAAGAAATTGCTAAAAACTTTAAAATTAGCCAGCCAGATGCAGCAAAAAACTATTATGTCCTAAAGCCAAAATCAGCCCAAAGCAAGTTTAACAAACTATCGATCAGCTTTAACGGTGGCAAACCTGTTATGATGGTGCTAAATGACAGTGTTGTTGGCAAGGTCACCAGCATTCGCTTTAGCAATGTAAAATTAAATCAAAAACTACCAAACAGCCAATTTACATTCACACCACCAAGTAATGTTGAAGTCATCGAGCAGTAA